One genomic region from Haloterrigena gelatinilytica encodes:
- a CDS encoding 30S ribosomal protein S4e, whose translation MTKHQKRLSVPKSWPVERKTETFTVKAGAGPHGEEGVPLVVLLRDVLGYVDSKKEARYALSEDAILVNGEPINDEKRPIGIFDIVAFPGREEYFRVFPDEGGRLALTEIDEDAAGSRLGKIEGKQQVPGGDTQLTLHDGTNVLVEDGSEYETTDSIVIDNDDKSIVAHFPFEEGALVTAVRGNHGGKIGEIDAIDITPGSGPNTVGVSTDDDGFETIQEYIVVIDENFTGDDE comes from the coding sequence ATGACGAAACACCAGAAACGACTGTCCGTACCGAAGTCCTGGCCGGTCGAGCGCAAGACAGAGACGTTCACGGTCAAGGCCGGCGCCGGCCCGCACGGCGAAGAGGGTGTCCCCCTCGTCGTCCTGCTGCGGGACGTCCTCGGCTACGTCGACTCGAAGAAGGAAGCGCGATACGCCCTGAGCGAGGACGCGATCCTCGTCAACGGGGAGCCGATCAACGACGAGAAGCGACCGATCGGCATCTTCGACATCGTCGCGTTCCCCGGTCGAGAGGAGTACTTCCGCGTCTTCCCCGACGAAGGCGGTCGGCTCGCGCTGACCGAAATCGACGAGGACGCCGCCGGAAGCCGCCTCGGCAAGATCGAGGGCAAGCAGCAGGTCCCCGGCGGGGACACGCAGCTGACCCTCCACGACGGGACCAACGTCCTCGTCGAGGACGGCAGCGAGTACGAGACGACCGACTCGATCGTCATCGACAACGACGACAAGTCGATCGTCGCCCACTTCCCGTTCGAGGAGGGCGCGCTCGTGACGGCCGTCCGCGGCAACCACGGCGGCAAGATCGGCGAGATCGACGCGATCGACATCACGCCGGGCAGCGGCCCGAACACGGTCGGCGTCTCCACGGACGACGACGGATTCGAGACGATTCAGGAGTACATCGTCGTGATCGACGAGAACTTCACGGGTGATGACGAATGA
- the rplX gene encoding 50S ribosomal protein L24: MSEQPSKQRNQTERAPLHKRQKQLHATLSDELREEYDTRRTRVNAGDTVEVMRGDHAGDEGEVLRAILEDGTIHVEDVTVETADGEEVPRPLDPSNVRITELDLEDERREARLEGDSE; this comes from the coding sequence ATGAGCGAACAACCATCCAAACAGCGAAATCAGACGGAGCGTGCACCGCTGCACAAGCGACAGAAGCAGCTTCACGCGACGCTGTCCGACGAGCTCCGAGAGGAGTACGACACCCGTCGAACCCGTGTCAACGCGGGCGACACGGTCGAGGTCATGCGCGGCGACCACGCCGGCGACGAAGGCGAGGTCCTGCGCGCGATCCTCGAGGACGGAACGATTCACGTCGAAGACGTGACGGTCGAGACGGCCGACGGCGAAGAGGTGCCGCGACCGCTCGACCCGTCGAACGTCCGTATCACGGAGCTCGACCTCGAGGACGAGCGTCGCGAGGCACGCCTCGAAGGTGATAGCGAATGA
- a CDS encoding 50S ribosomal protein L14 — MEAMKADVTQGLKKGSLITCADNTGARELKVISVSGYHGTKNRQPKAGLGDKVTVSVTKGTPEMRRQVLEAVIVRQRKAIRRPDGTRLKFEDNAAVIIDENEEPRGTEIKGPIAREVAERFGAIASTATMIV; from the coding sequence ATGGAGGCGATGAAAGCCGACGTCACTCAGGGACTCAAGAAGGGATCCCTGATCACGTGTGCCGACAACACCGGCGCGCGCGAACTGAAGGTCATCAGCGTCTCGGGCTACCACGGCACCAAGAACCGCCAGCCGAAGGCGGGACTCGGTGACAAGGTGACCGTCTCGGTCACGAAGGGTACCCCCGAGATGCGCCGCCAGGTCCTCGAGGCAGTTATCGTCCGTCAGCGGAAGGCGATCCGCCGACCCGACGGCACCCGACTCAAGTTCGAGGACAACGCGGCCGTCATCATCGACGAGAACGAGGAGCCCCGCGGGACGGAGATCAAGGGGCCGATCGCCCGCGAAGTCGCAGAGCGCTTCGGAGCAATCGCCTCTACCGCGACGATGATCGTATAG
- a CDS encoding 30S ribosomal protein S17, producing the protein MAIGLDVETPPEPENPEEYDYEKCPFYGDLPVRGQILEGTVVSTDMDKTVVVEREYDVAVPKYDRYMKRRSRIPAHVPGVLEPLSVGDTVKIAETRPLSKTKSHVVVEVTEEATAEDVADLTGQAEPEPELSAEDFAGEDEGDQ; encoded by the coding sequence ATGGCAATAGGACTAGACGTTGAAACCCCTCCGGAACCAGAGAACCCGGAGGAATACGACTACGAGAAGTGTCCGTTCTACGGCGACCTTCCCGTTCGAGGGCAGATCCTCGAGGGAACCGTCGTCTCGACGGACATGGACAAGACCGTAGTCGTCGAACGAGAGTACGACGTAGCGGTTCCGAAGTACGACCGCTACATGAAGCGACGCTCGCGCATTCCGGCTCACGTGCCGGGCGTGCTCGAGCCGCTCTCGGTCGGTGACACGGTCAAGATCGCAGAGACCCGACCACTGTCGAAGACCAAATCGCACGTGGTCGTCGAAGTAACCGAAGAAGCGACCGCGGAGGACGTCGCCGACCTCACCGGCCAGGCCGAACCCGAGCCGGAGCTGTCGGCCGAGGACTTCGCGGGCGAAGACGAGGGTGATCAGTGA
- a CDS encoding ribonuclease P protein component 1 — protein sequence MPLTPETLPRHELNGLPVRVVESDDASREGLEGRVVIETTNTLSVEVRENGESRVVMVPKSGSTFEFAITDDAADLEKGSGTASKLADTQPATADESSAAADRAGGDAASCRGDDPSRDRRHAAGEGVAYVTVDGSRLLSRPARRTETNGDSPWQ from the coding sequence ATGCCACTGACACCCGAGACGCTGCCGCGACACGAGCTCAACGGACTTCCCGTCCGCGTCGTCGAGAGCGACGACGCCTCCCGGGAGGGTCTCGAGGGGCGGGTCGTCATCGAGACGACCAACACCCTCTCCGTAGAGGTTCGTGAGAACGGCGAGTCTCGGGTGGTGATGGTACCGAAATCGGGCTCGACGTTCGAGTTCGCGATCACAGATGACGCCGCCGACCTCGAGAAGGGGTCGGGGACCGCGTCCAAACTGGCCGACACTCAACCTGCAACGGCGGACGAATCGTCCGCCGCCGCAGACCGGGCTGGCGGCGATGCCGCCAGCTGTCGTGGTGACGATCCCTCGCGGGATCGCCGCCACGCTGCCGGCGAGGGCGTGGCCTACGTTACGGTCGATGGATCGCGGCTGCTCTCACGACCCGCCCGACGCACGGAAACGAATGGTGACTCACCATGGCAATAG
- the rpmC gene encoding 50S ribosomal protein L29 → MAILHVDEIRDMTPAERQEELEELETELLNQKSVLAAGGAPENPGRIGELGRTIARIKTIQREEGDLDEADE, encoded by the coding sequence ATGGCGATCCTCCACGTCGACGAGATCCGCGACATGACGCCCGCCGAACGGCAGGAGGAGCTTGAGGAACTCGAGACCGAACTGCTGAACCAGAAGTCCGTCCTCGCCGCCGGTGGCGCCCCGGAGAACCCGGGCCGCATCGGCGAGCTCGGCCGCACCATCGCGCGGATCAAGACGATCCAGCGCGAGGAAGGCGACCTGGACGAAGCCGACGAATAA
- a CDS encoding 30S ribosomal protein S3, protein MADEQQFIENGLQRSQIDEFFQEELGRAGYGGMDVAKTPMGTQIVLKAEKPGMVIGKGGENIRKVTTALEEKFNLEDPQIDVQEVEEPDLNARIVADRLANALERGWYFRKAGHTTIDRIMEAGALGAEIVLSGKVTGARSRVEKFNRGYIKHNGEPAEEVVDHGQGVAVMKLGTIGVDVKIIPPGAELPDDFEIHEEMDPEELVPDAVEANEAEGVEELLEGEPEEAEASAEGAEASADDAVETEPEIDEESVEEVIEEEVAGEDEEDVEIPDESPIEEDLDELEEDVEAEAEELVAEMDEEADADADADEDEGGDA, encoded by the coding sequence ATGGCTGACGAACAACAGTTCATCGAAAACGGCCTGCAGCGGTCTCAGATCGACGAGTTCTTCCAGGAAGAGCTCGGCCGCGCGGGCTACGGTGGCATGGACGTCGCCAAGACGCCGATGGGAACCCAGATCGTCCTCAAGGCCGAGAAGCCCGGGATGGTCATCGGCAAGGGCGGCGAGAACATCCGGAAGGTCACGACGGCCCTCGAAGAGAAGTTCAACCTCGAGGACCCCCAGATCGACGTCCAGGAGGTCGAGGAACCCGACCTCAACGCGCGGATCGTCGCGGACCGACTGGCCAACGCGCTCGAGCGCGGCTGGTACTTCCGTAAGGCCGGTCACACGACGATCGACCGGATCATGGAAGCCGGCGCGCTCGGCGCCGAGATCGTCCTCTCCGGGAAGGTCACCGGTGCCCGATCGCGCGTCGAGAAGTTCAACCGCGGCTACATCAAGCACAACGGCGAGCCCGCCGAAGAGGTCGTCGACCACGGCCAGGGCGTCGCGGTGATGAAACTCGGCACCATCGGTGTCGACGTCAAGATCATCCCGCCGGGAGCCGAACTCCCCGACGACTTCGAGATCCACGAAGAGATGGATCCCGAGGAACTCGTCCCCGATGCCGTCGAGGCCAACGAGGCCGAGGGCGTCGAGGAACTCCTCGAGGGCGAACCCGAGGAAGCCGAAGCCAGCGCCGAAGGCGCCGAGGCCTCGGCCGACGACGCCGTCGAGACCGAACCCGAGATCGACGAGGAGTCCGTCGAGGAAGTCATCGAGGAGGAGGTCGCCGGCGAGGACGAGGAAGACGTCGAAATCCCCGACGAGTCCCCGATCGAGGAGGATCTGGACGAGCTCGAGGAAGACGTCGAAGCCGAGGCTGAAGAACTCGTCGCCGAGATGGACGAGGAGGCCGACGCCGATGCCGACGCGGACGAAGACGAGGGAGGTGACGCCTGA
- a CDS encoding 50S ribosomal protein L22, with protein sequence MGINYSVDADPDETAKAMLRERHMSHKHSKEVARAIKGRTVEDAQEYLQRVIDEEESVPFKSHNAGAGHRSDIDGWDAGKYPEKVSGEFLDLLENVEANADHQGFDGASMEIVHVAAHKVGESVGRKPRAMGRASSWNTPEVDVEIVVSEQPEDEEGDS encoded by the coding sequence ATGGGAATCAACTACTCAGTCGACGCGGACCCGGACGAGACCGCGAAAGCGATGCTCCGGGAGCGTCACATGAGCCACAAGCACAGCAAAGAGGTCGCTCGCGCGATCAAGGGCCGCACCGTCGAGGACGCTCAGGAGTACCTCCAGCGCGTCATCGACGAGGAGGAGTCGGTCCCGTTCAAGTCCCACAACGCCGGTGCCGGTCACCGATCGGACATCGACGGCTGGGACGCCGGCAAGTACCCCGAGAAGGTCTCGGGGGAGTTCCTCGACCTGCTCGAGAACGTCGAGGCCAACGCCGACCACCAGGGATTCGACGGCGCCTCGATGGAGATCGTCCACGTCGCCGCCCACAAGGTCGGCGAGTCCGTCGGCCGCAAGCCCCGCGCGATGGGGCGGGCGTCCTCGTGGAACACGCCGGAGGTCGACGTCGAGATCGTGGTCAGCGAGCAACCAGAGGACGAAGAAGGTGATAGCTAA
- a CDS encoding 30S ribosomal protein S19, which produces MSQEYRTGREGEFTYRGHTLEELQAMELEEVAELLPARQRRSIERGLSVEKQKLLEEAREKEEEETANAPIRTHLRDMPILPEFVGLTFEVYTGQAFERVRVEPEMIGHYLGEFQLTRTSVEHGQAGIGATRSSKFVPLK; this is translated from the coding sequence ATGAGTCAGGAGTACCGAACCGGCCGCGAAGGTGAGTTCACCTACCGCGGTCACACGCTCGAGGAGCTGCAGGCGATGGAGCTCGAGGAAGTTGCGGAACTGCTCCCCGCTCGCCAGCGGCGAAGTATCGAACGCGGTCTCTCCGTCGAGAAGCAGAAGCTGCTCGAGGAGGCCCGCGAGAAAGAAGAGGAAGAGACGGCGAACGCGCCGATCCGAACGCACCTTCGGGATATGCCGATCCTGCCGGAGTTCGTCGGGCTGACCTTCGAGGTCTACACCGGCCAGGCGTTCGAGCGCGTCCGCGTCGAACCCGAGATGATCGGACACTATCTCGGCGAGTTCCAGCTGACCCGCACGTCCGTCGAGCACGGACAGGCCGGGATCGGCGCGACTCGATCCTCGAAGTTCGTCCCACTGAAGTGA
- a CDS encoding 50S ribosomal protein L2 has translation MGRRIQGQRRGRGTSTFRAPSHRYKAELDHKKSEDDDVVRGTVVDIEHDPARSAPVAAIEFEDGDQRLVLAPEGIGVGEEIQVGVSAEIKPGNTLPLAEIPEGVPVCNVEANPGDGGRFARASGVNADLITHDRNAAVIQLPSGEVKRLDPQCRATIGVVAGGGRTEKPMVKAGNKHHKMKARGTKWPRVRGVAMNAVDHPFGGGGRQHPGKPKSVSRDAPPGRKVGDISSRRTGRGGNK, from the coding sequence ATGGGACGACGCATTCAAGGACAGCGACGCGGTCGCGGGACCTCGACGTTCCGTGCCCCTTCGCACCGCTACAAGGCGGAACTCGATCACAAGAAGTCCGAGGACGACGACGTCGTTCGCGGGACGGTCGTGGACATCGAACACGACCCCGCGCGATCGGCGCCCGTCGCCGCCATCGAGTTCGAGGACGGCGACCAGCGCCTCGTCCTCGCGCCGGAAGGCATCGGCGTCGGCGAGGAGATCCAGGTCGGCGTCTCCGCGGAGATCAAGCCGGGCAACACGCTCCCGCTCGCGGAGATCCCGGAAGGGGTCCCGGTCTGTAACGTCGAAGCCAACCCCGGCGACGGCGGTCGGTTCGCTCGCGCGTCGGGCGTCAACGCGGACCTGATCACCCACGACCGCAACGCCGCGGTCATCCAGCTTCCCAGCGGCGAGGTCAAGCGCCTCGATCCGCAGTGTCGAGCCACCATCGGCGTCGTCGCCGGCGGTGGCCGCACGGAGAAGCCGATGGTCAAGGCGGGTAACAAGCACCACAAGATGAAAGCCCGGGGCACCAAGTGGCCCCGCGTCCGCGGTGTCGCGATGAACGCCGTCGACCACCCGTTCGGTGGCGGCGGCCGACAGCACCCCGGCAAACCCAAGTCCGTCTCGCGGGACGCCCCGCCGGGACGGAAGGTGGGTGACATTTCCTCGCGTCGTACCGGCCGAGGTGGAAACAAATGA
- a CDS encoding 50S ribosomal protein L23 gives MSSIIEHPLVTEKAMNDMDFENKLQFVVNPDASKPEIRDEIEERFEISVQDINTQVTMKGKKKAVVRLDEEDDAQEVASRIGVF, from the coding sequence ATGAGTTCGATCATCGAACACCCCCTCGTGACCGAGAAGGCGATGAACGACATGGACTTCGAGAACAAGCTCCAGTTCGTCGTCAACCCGGACGCGTCCAAACCGGAGATCCGCGACGAGATCGAAGAGCGCTTCGAGATCTCGGTACAGGACATCAACACGCAGGTAACGATGAAGGGTAAAAAGAAAGCGGTCGTCCGCCTCGACGAGGAGGACGACGCACAGGAAGTCGCTTCGCGAATCGGGGTGTTCTAA
- the rpl4p gene encoding 50S ribosomal protein L4 — MEATVRDLDGAEADSVELPAVFETQYRPDLIARAVRVAQANRKQDYGADEFAGLRTPAESFGSGRGMAHVPRQEGRGRRVPQTVKGRKAHPPKAEKDQSESINTKAKKLAVRSAIAATTDAELVAERGHEFDGDLELPVVVDDEFEDLQKTREVVDFLEATGLADDIERADEGRSVRSGQGKARGRKYKTPTSILFVTSSETGPSRAARNLAGADVTTAAEVNAEDLAPGAQPGRLTVWTESALEEVADR; from the coding sequence ATGGAAGCAACAGTACGCGACCTGGACGGCGCCGAAGCGGACTCGGTCGAGCTCCCGGCGGTCTTCGAGACCCAGTACCGCCCGGACCTGATCGCCCGCGCCGTTCGCGTCGCCCAGGCAAACCGGAAACAGGACTACGGCGCCGACGAGTTCGCCGGCCTTCGAACGCCGGCCGAATCGTTCGGTAGCGGCCGCGGGATGGCCCACGTCCCCCGACAGGAAGGACGCGGTCGCCGCGTTCCCCAGACCGTCAAGGGACGCAAGGCCCACCCGCCGAAAGCCGAGAAGGACCAGTCCGAATCGATCAACACGAAAGCAAAGAAGCTGGCCGTCCGCAGCGCCATCGCTGCGACGACCGACGCCGAGCTCGTCGCCGAGCGCGGCCACGAGTTCGACGGTGACCTCGAGCTGCCCGTCGTCGTCGACGACGAGTTCGAGGACCTCCAGAAGACCCGTGAGGTCGTCGACTTCCTCGAGGCCACCGGCCTCGCAGACGACATCGAACGCGCAGACGAGGGTCGCAGCGTCCGATCCGGGCAGGGGAAAGCCCGCGGCCGGAAGTACAAGACGCCGACGTCGATCCTCTTCGTCACCTCCAGCGAGACCGGCCCGTCCCGCGCGGCCCGGAACCTCGCCGGCGCCGACGTGACGACGGCCGCGGAGGTCAACGCGGAGGATCTCGCGCCCGGCGCACAGCCGGGTCGACTGACCGTCTGGACCGAGAGCGCACTCGAGGAGGTGGCCGACCGATGA
- a CDS encoding 50S ribosomal protein L3 — protein MPQANSPRKGSLGFGPRKRATSEVPRFNSWPDDEGQPTLQGFAGYKAGMTHVVMVDDKANSPTEGMEQTVPVTIVETPPMRAVALRAYEETPYGMKPVTEVWTDEFVPELDRVLDIPGDDYDTDAAEDELRGLLEEGRVDDVRVITHTVPSEIPSVPKKKPDVMETRVGGGSVEDRVDFALETVADGGEHVMNDVFRAGEYVDASGVTKGKGTQGPVKRWGVQKRKGKHARQGWRRRIGNLGPWNPSRVRSTVPQQGQTGYHQRTELNKRLVDIGDGADATVDGGFVNYGEVDGPHALIKGSLPGPEQRLVRFRPAIRPGDQPRLDPEVRYVSTASNQG, from the coding sequence ATGCCACAAGCAAATTCACCACGCAAAGGCTCACTCGGGTTCGGCCCACGAAAGCGTGCGACCAGCGAGGTCCCGCGCTTCAACTCGTGGCCGGACGACGAAGGACAGCCGACGCTCCAGGGTTTCGCGGGCTATAAGGCCGGCATGACCCACGTCGTCATGGTCGACGATAAAGCGAACTCGCCGACCGAGGGGATGGAACAGACCGTCCCCGTGACGATCGTGGAGACGCCGCCCATGCGCGCCGTCGCTCTGCGAGCGTACGAAGAAACGCCGTACGGCATGAAGCCGGTCACCGAGGTCTGGACCGACGAGTTCGTCCCCGAACTCGATCGCGTCCTCGACATCCCCGGTGACGACTACGACACCGACGCCGCCGAAGACGAACTTCGCGGCCTCCTCGAGGAGGGACGCGTCGACGACGTTCGCGTCATCACGCACACGGTTCCGTCCGAGATTCCCTCGGTCCCCAAGAAGAAACCGGACGTGATGGAGACGCGCGTCGGCGGCGGTTCCGTCGAGGACCGCGTCGACTTCGCGCTCGAGACCGTCGCAGACGGTGGCGAGCACGTCATGAACGACGTCTTCCGCGCCGGCGAGTACGTCGACGCGAGCGGCGTCACGAAAGGGAAAGGGACGCAGGGTCCCGTCAAGCGATGGGGCGTCCAGAAACGAAAGGGCAAGCACGCCCGGCAGGGATGGCGCCGCCGCATCGGGAACCTCGGTCCCTGGAACCCGTCCCGCGTTCGGTCGACGGTCCCCCAGCAGGGGCAGACCGGCTACCACCAGCGGACGGAACTGAACAAGCGCCTCGTCGACATCGGCGACGGCGCCGACGCGACGGTCGACGGCGGCTTCGTCAACTACGGCGAAGTCGACGGACCGCACGCGCTGATCAAGGGCTCGCTCCCCGGACCGGAACAGCGCCTCGTGCGCTTCCGGCCGGCGATCCGACCCGGAGACCAGCCGCGCCTCGATCCCGAGGTCCGGTACGTCTCCACCGCATCTAACCAGGGATAA
- a CDS encoding putative RNA uridine N3 methyltransferase, translated as MTVSVLVPSSLTREAEDKREATRKLGYVARAATIFRADRLIVYPDRDGETGRFDGGFVSTVLRYAATPPYLRNEAWGMRDELEYAGVLPPLRAMSQTGSESTGSGSSRQGIVTEVGPEGRVRVNCGLQHPISLNVPPKMAVEEGERVTVRISSRRPVRAKLVDEPLPGLSVERTDLQTALGREDAGVRIAASRFGEELTVGRLGTLAGRIEGDGMTVAFGAPERGLPAILGIEASAIEASSGQGDAIEPSSDRDDAADDGVEPTADPGFDLWLNTVPDQGSEVVRTEEALFATLAPLSLRE; from the coding sequence ATGACCGTCAGCGTACTCGTTCCGTCGTCACTCACCCGGGAAGCCGAGGACAAACGCGAGGCGACTCGCAAACTCGGTTACGTCGCCCGCGCGGCGACGATCTTCCGGGCCGATCGCCTGATCGTCTACCCGGACCGGGACGGCGAAACCGGGCGATTCGACGGCGGGTTCGTAAGCACCGTCCTGCGGTACGCCGCAACGCCCCCCTACCTCCGCAACGAGGCCTGGGGGATGCGGGACGAACTGGAGTACGCGGGCGTCTTGCCGCCGCTCCGCGCCATGTCACAGACCGGCTCCGAATCTACCGGTTCGGGGTCGTCAAGACAAGGGATCGTGACCGAGGTCGGACCTGAAGGGCGCGTCCGGGTCAATTGCGGACTGCAACACCCGATCTCCCTCAACGTACCGCCGAAAATGGCGGTCGAGGAGGGGGAGCGCGTGACCGTCAGGATCTCTTCGCGACGACCGGTCCGGGCGAAGCTCGTCGACGAGCCCCTTCCGGGGCTTTCCGTCGAGCGGACGGACCTGCAGACAGCACTCGGCCGTGAGGACGCCGGCGTCCGCATCGCGGCCTCCCGATTCGGTGAAGAGCTCACCGTCGGGCGGCTCGGGACGCTGGCCGGACGTATCGAGGGCGACGGGATGACCGTCGCCTTCGGCGCGCCCGAGAGAGGGCTGCCTGCTATCCTCGGAATCGAGGCATCGGCCATCGAAGCGTCGTCGGGACAAGGCGACGCGATCGAACCGTCGTCCGACCGGGACGACGCAGCCGATGACGGAGTCGAACCCACAGCCGATCCGGGGTTCGACCTCTGGCTAAACACGGTTCCGGACCAAGGGAGCGAGGTGGTGCGAACGGAGGAGGCTCTGTTCGCTACCCTCGCGCCCCTCTCACTGAGAGAGTGA